Genomic DNA from Pelosinus sp. UFO1:
AGCAATTCTATCCGCGTCAACTGCGCCAGCCGTTTTGAAGGTCAGAAGGAGTGGGTCAGTATGTTGATCATGGGTTTGGGCAACTCTGTCGGCTTGATGATGATTATGGCAATTCAGTATATATATTTAGCCTATACCGGTACCGTTTATTGGACTGATGAGTGGCTTTATATAAATCTGCTTTTTGGAATTATCCCGATGATGTTCGCTCTCCCATACTACAATCGATACTTCTTTAGGTTAACAGGCAAGGTTTATCTTGGACCAATGGTTACCTGTCTCATATTCATCATGATGATGTTGACCAGCAATGTCTGCTATATTCCACTCCACTAGCGTTACATATAGATTCACCCTAGATACTGTTTTTGCTCAATAATGTGATCTTGCATTGGTTTTTCCACTAGAGGAGACGCCGGGGACAAGGGAGGTCCAGTGATTTATTACCCGCTAACGCCGACTACTGGTGAAAAGATAATGTCTGTGGCAAGATGATTTTATAAGGAAACGCAGAGACTTATCAGCTCGTCGGTGCCATATGACAACCTAGTTACAAAAGTAGAATATAAGGGGGATACTCATGAAAAAGAAATTAGCACTTTCATTAGCCCTGATGTTTAGTCTAGGAATGACAGGTACAGTTTTTGCCGCTTCTGAGCCCGATATGGCGGCAGAACTTGCGAGTTTGAAAGCCCGCATGGCAGAGCTGGAAAAGAGTATGGCAACCGCAAAGGTTTCTAAGAAAAAGGACAATGATAATAAACTTAGCTTTGACGGTAGCGATTATCGTGTTCGCTGGATAAAGGATGGTGCCGATGATGGCGACAGTGCTTTTATGCAACGAATCCGTTTGAACATGAGCTATAAAGTTAATGACAAAATCACTTTTAATACCCGTTGGCGTCTACTAAATGAGAACGAATTCGGTAAGGCCGGTTCTATTACCGATAGCGATGGTAAGACAGCTCTTCAAGGTAAAGATAGCTATTTTGTATCCGATGTTAATATGGCCATAAAAGATGTCCTTGGTAGCACTATGACCATAGGTCGATTCAGCCAAGCTTTCGGTACTACTAACTACTGGAACTCCACCGCTATCGGCTTGATTGACGGTGTTAAATTCGACACTAAGATTGATGACGTGAAAGTGACTGCTGGTTATGCTAACTTCGGAGCTTTTGCTACTCCAACAGCTAAATTTACTACAACTTCAAAAACAACATATGATCCAGTTACTAAAAAGTACACAACGATATCCACTACCACCCAAACTAATACTAGCAAACCTAAACTAGAAGATGCCGTTTTTCTAAACGCAAGTTATCCTATCAGCAAAGCCACTACCGTTAATACCATGTGGGTTAAAGAAGTGAGTGGCGCAGACAGTAACTTCAACGTAAGGGGCTTAGGCGTGAATACCCAGCTTAACAATGACTTTAAACTCGTCGGTGACTATAACGTAAACTATGGACAGGCCAATGACCCCTCCGGTTATTACATTAGCCTACGTTGGAAAGGTGCTAAAGACGATGTTCCCGGGTCTTTTGGGATGAGACTTGATTATCGTGATATTAAAGCGGGTAATATGTTCTCATCTTCAGGCACTGGCGTTAGTATCCCCACAGAAGGCTATAAAGGACCTGCAATTAGCGCACACTATGCGATGGACAAGAATATTATACTGGAAGGCTTCCAGACTTTCAAAACTAAAGACGCAGATACTGGAGAAGATTTACCAAACTATAGCCGAGTGCAACTAACAGTAGGTTTTTAAATAGATTTAAGAAATGTATCTTTAGGGAACGGGGTTTCTCTGTGCTAGAGAGAAAATCAAATAGTAGCTTTAGTCTTTAGTTTCAATAGCCACAAGAAGCTGTAAGAGAAGGATTTTAATAGCAATTATAATCATTGAATAGGGGGCTTTAAGTTGAAAATAAAGTGTTTCAGGTGGTACATGCTATTCATTCTCGGTCTTTTTATTTGTAATGCATCAATTGGATGTGCCAATCCGCAGAACTCTAGTCAATTGAGTATTGGGGCAGGAACGTTTACTATGCCCGAAACTACAGGTGTGAATCAGGAGGACTTACGGGTATTTTATTATCGTCCATCAGGGTGGACACCAGAAAAAGAAATTGTAATTGTTTTGCATGGTGTGCAACGCAATGCTGAAGAGTATCGGAATGAATGGAAGAAGTATGCAGATGATTATAACTTACTTGTGATTTGCCCTGATTTTTCAGAAAGTAAATATCCTGGAGTAGGTTACTATAATGTGGGTAATGTGATGAATACTGACAATGAGAATGGGAAATTACAACCACGTGAACAATGGATATTTTCGGTAATTGATCGTGTATTTAATGAGTTGCATGCCCGGTCTGGTGCAACTACCGATACTTTCACTCTCTTCGGACATTCTGCGGGGGCGCAATTTGTGCATCGATATTTTCTTTTTTCCCCGGAATCAAAAGCAAAGAGAATTATTTCAGCAAATGCTGGCTGGTATACCATGCCTGATAGGGATATTCCTTTTCCTTATGGACTCAAAAATATACCCGTGACAAATAAAGATTTGGCAAAAGAGTTTGCTAAGCCAGTGATTATTTTATTAGGTGAGAGCGATACCAAGACAGGGGGAGTTCTCAGGCAAACTCTTTTGGCAGCGAGGGAAGGCAGCAATCGTTTTGAACGGGGGAATAAGTTTTTTTCTATGGCGAAAAATGAGGCTGAAACATTGGGAGTACCTTTTAATTGGAAGTTGATTACTGTACCTGGTGTGGGGCACAGTGACGCTAAAATGGCAGCTGCAGCAGCAAAGCTGATAGGGAATGGACAACTATGATGCTGCGCTTCTTTGCCTCAATACGTTAGGTTTTTTCCTTCCTATTTGGAATTTCTAGAAATAATATTATATGACTTTCTTTTTCTAGAACCGCGTATTTCTGTATGCGGTTCTAGAATCTATTTTTAAATAAAATACATTGTTATGCCAAGATGCGGCTACTGAGATTAGTAGCAGCCGGCAAATTGTTGGATCAATGAAACAATTTGATGTGCTAAGTAAAAAAGCATCTGGAGAGGCACAGGCTGTATCTGCTGCTACGGAAGAACAATCGGCATCTATGGAAGAAATCGCCTCATCTAGTCAATCATTAGCTCATCTGGCAATTGATCTTCGAGGAGCTGTAAGTAAGTTTCAGGTTTAATGCAAAAGGTAGAGGGTCCTCAGTTTGAAGAATGATTACCAAAAAATACAAGGTATTTGACTCCTTAATTAAGCCATACTATTTATTGTAAAGGGTTCGTAATGGTTGAGCCAAGACTGGTGCCGGATCTTACAAGGTTCGGTATTGGTCGGCCAAAGATTATTGTCGGGTCGAAAGGCTCGGCAGTAGTCGGCGGGCAGATCGTTATATGTCTTGTAAGGCTGTACGGCAGCCCAACTGTTGTCGTGTGGTCAAAAGGGATGTATAACGGTCGAGCTAAGACTGTCATGGGTGCTGAAGATATAGGGGTCGGCCGTTGTCGGGAGATTGCGACCGGTTCGGTAGGTATCTGTGGCAGTCGAGCAAAGGTCAGTATCGGTTGTGTAATGCTTGTGGGTAGTCGAAAGATTGCGTATAGGTATGTAATGATCGGTATTGGCTGTAGCGTAGATCATTACGGGCTCTTTTTAAAGCTAACGGATTAATCCGCTAGCTTTTTGCTTTTTCCCTATTACAAATTAGTAACATAGCGAAAAAAGCCAGAGATATTCTCTGGCTTTTTCCGTTGAAATTAGTGTAATTTTTTTACTCACTGAGATGGTTCCTTGGCGATATTATGTAGCAATTGCCAATGTTCTTCTGATACAGGCATAACAGAAAGTCGTGATTGGCGAACCAGCTGCCAATCTTGAAAGATGGGGTTGAGTTTGATTTCTTTTAGTGTTAGGGCTCTTTCTAAACGATAACGAGGCTCCACATCTACGATGACAAATCGATTGTCAGTCTCATTAGGATCAGGATAAGCTTGTGTTACGACTTCAGCGACTCCGATGATGGATTTTTCTTTGCCTGTATGATAAATAAAAACTAAGTCACCAGGCTGCATTTTTTTCATATGCTTTAACGCTGCAAAATTTTTCACGCCATTCCAGCGGTCACGTCCTAATTTTTCAAGGTCTCCATAGCTGAAACTTTCTGGTTCGGTTTTGGCAAGCCAGTAAGCCATAGAAATCACTCTCCTATAATATAATTTATATTTAGTGAAAATATCTACAGTACCAGAAGGAACTTTTTATGTGATATAATGGAGCAAGGTGATGAAAATGATAACATTTAAAAATGATTGGCAGGACTTACTAAAAGAAGAGTTTCAAAAAGAATATTATTTAAATTTGCGGCAATTTTTAATTAAAGAATACCAAACAAAGACTGTTTATCCTAATAAATATGATATCTTTAATGCTCTGCATTATACGGCTTATAAAGATGTTAAAGTAGTAATATTAGGTCAAGATCCATACCATGGGCCAAATCAGGCTCATGGACTTAGCTTTTCCGTAAAACCAGGTATTCAGTCTCCGCCATCCCTACAGAATATTTACAAAGAGTTAAAAGATGATTTAGGATGTTATATTCCGAATCATGGCTATCTGAAAAAATGGACAGAGCAGGGAGTTCTTTTATTAAATACTGTTCTTACGGTCGTAGAGGGACAGGCAAACTCTCATAGCAAATTAGGATGGGAGCAGGTAACTGATAAAATAATTACTTTGTTAAATGAGAGAAAAGAGCCTATTGTTTTTATTCTATGGGGAAATAATGCACAATCCAAGACCAGTTTAATAACCAATGAAAATCACTACATTATTAAGTCGGTTCATCCCAGTCCCTTATCAGCAAGCAGAGGCTTTTTCAAAAGTAAGCCTTTTTCCAAAACGAATACAATGTTAACATCCATGGGACAAACTCCGATTGATTGGCAGATTGACAATTTAAAATAAGTTTCTTCTTATAGGTAAGGTCCTAACTCTAATGGGAGTTAAGACCTTACTTTTCATTTAGGATTGATGGCTCAAGAGGTGATTGATAAATTGTTGTACAGTTCGACCGGAACGTCCGTTATGTCGACGTTCCCATTTTAGAGCTTCTGCTTTTAGTTGTTCCAATGGCAAGGATATATTATTCCTGCTGGCCATTTGTTCTACGATGGCAAGATACTCTATCTGATTTGGTGACAAATAGGTAAGGGTGATACCAAAACGCTCAGATAAAGAAAGTTTTTCATTTACAGTGTCAAAGCGATGTACGTCATCGGTATTGCCTTTTCGATCATCCCAACTTTCTTTTATAAGGTGCATTCGATTTGATGTTGCATAAATAAGAACATTTTTGGGGGTTATTTCGATTCCGCCATCGATGATGGATTTTAAGTATTTATATTCAACTTCGAATTCTTCGAAGGATAAATCGTCTAAGAAAATAATGAATTTTTGTGAGTGGTCTCGAAGGCAGTCCATTAACTTGTGTAAGGATTTTAGTTCATGTTTTGAAACCTCAACAAGGCGTAGGTTTTTGGCGAAAGGTTCATTAATAAGGGCCTTAACAGAAGATGATTTACCTGTTCCAGGTGACCCGATCAGTAGGATGTGATTAGCAGGCTTTTCTGCAAGGAAAGCACAAGTATTTTGCACCAAAGTTTCTTTTTGTTGTTCATATCCAGTAATATCATCAAAGGTAATTTGATCAAAGTTCTTGATGCCCGTAAGTCCAGAGGTGCTGTTCCAGCGGAAGGCATTATAATCAGACATTATGCCACATCCATAAGATGAATAATAATGCAATAATTCCTCTACTAATGAATTAGGTGTAGAGGTTTTGTTAAGAAGATTCAAATATGGATGTAGTATTGAATAATTGGTTACGGCAGTACTAGGAGTGTTTGGAACGAAATCGAAGAGGAACTTGCTGTTTTCTTTTTTAGATAGAATGTG
This window encodes:
- a CDS encoding ATP-binding protein codes for the protein MITKEFTLHNLILYRNILDDKILKKVQLLQDDNCPKRLYYELCSELFSKAEQLHLEGNLLRNYLIYLIAKDENIFSKTVEKSKGILACDSTLYQAALHDMQIIQNFISHDLHILSKKENSKFLFDFVPNTPSTAVTNYSILHPYLNLLNKTSTPNSLVEELLHYYSSYGCGIMSDYNAFRWNSTSGLTGIKNFDQITFDDITGYEQQKETLVQNTCAFLAEKPANHILLIGSPGTGKSSSVKALINEPFAKNLRLVEVSKHELKSLHKLMDCLRDHSQKFIIFLDDLSFEEFEVEYKYLKSIIDGGIEITPKNVLIYATSNRMHLIKESWDDRKGNTDDVHRFDTVNEKLSLSERFGITLTYLSPNQIEYLAIVEQMASRNNISLPLEQLKAEALKWERRHNGRSGRTVQQFINHLLSHQS
- a CDS encoding alpha/beta hydrolase; translated protein: MKIKCFRWYMLFILGLFICNASIGCANPQNSSQLSIGAGTFTMPETTGVNQEDLRVFYYRPSGWTPEKEIVIVLHGVQRNAEEYRNEWKKYADDYNLLVICPDFSESKYPGVGYYNVGNVMNTDNENGKLQPREQWIFSVIDRVFNELHARSGATTDTFTLFGHSAGAQFVHRYFLFSPESKAKRIISANAGWYTMPDRDIPFPYGLKNIPVTNKDLAKEFAKPVIILLGESDTKTGGVLRQTLLAAREGSNRFERGNKFFSMAKNEAETLGVPFNWKLITVPGVGHSDAKMAAAAAKLIGNGQL
- a CDS encoding EVE domain-containing protein; translation: MAYWLAKTEPESFSYGDLEKLGRDRWNGVKNFAALKHMKKMQPGDLVFIYHTGKEKSIIGVAEVVTQAYPDPNETDNRFVIVDVEPRYRLERALTLKEIKLNPIFQDWQLVRQSRLSVMPVSEEHWQLLHNIAKEPSQ
- a CDS encoding uracil-DNA glycosylase, producing MITFKNDWQDLLKEEFQKEYYLNLRQFLIKEYQTKTVYPNKYDIFNALHYTAYKDVKVVILGQDPYHGPNQAHGLSFSVKPGIQSPPSLQNIYKELKDDLGCYIPNHGYLKKWTEQGVLLLNTVLTVVEGQANSHSKLGWEQVTDKIITLLNERKEPIVFILWGNNAQSKTSLITNENHYIIKSVHPSPLSASRGFFKSKPFSKTNTMLTSMGQTPIDWQIDNLK